A genomic stretch from Solanum stenotomum isolate F172 chromosome 8, ASM1918654v1, whole genome shotgun sequence includes:
- the LOC125873575 gene encoding F-box/kelch-repeat protein At3g17530-like has translation MTTNTEIEIYDHILSRLPVQSLLRFKCVCKNWNDLIKTSSFIEKHFNSESNRLRLMITKFGLNYHKYPCVRPFDTYLLPDKIFSGCVPTHKLIYHGEDVGDIRGIYGPIDGLFLLEKGHYIDNGRFGWWNPATKECRLIPRVFFEVEEGLEDNDRRIGIGIDLATHDYKIIWIRTYWNDNESDIFPKVYAAVYSTKNDSWKHLEPNFSHECQICMSSQHCTYKNGMYYWISTSKKYIAEGINVYFIRTFDFSTELFGEFEGPPIPGEHWVTLFLRGGSIATMSSKDVTQAMTAFYDIWVNIRGNNWIKVYTVNPPITNHLCIGIWEYDKFIYELTPSCKVLFYDQTTKQVTSLGFEFDGIGFGSCWVLSYKESLVPIRKEKPSEKDNIEYFMVDY, from the coding sequence ATGACAACTAACACCGAGATCGAGATCTATGATCATATTTTATCAAGGTTGCCTGTGCAATCACTGTTGCGATTCAAATGTGTATGCAAAAATTGGAACGATCTTATCAAAACCTCGAGTTTCATCGAAAAACACTTCAACAGTGAGAGTAATCGTCTCCGTCTAATGATTACCAAGTTTGGTCTTAACTACCACAAATACCCGTGTGTAAGACCTTTCGATACATACTTGCTCCCTGATAAAATATTCAGCGGATGTGTCCCTACTCATAAGCTGATTTATCATGGCGAAGACGTTGGTGATATCAGGGGTATTTATGGTCCAATTGATGGCTTGTTCTTATTAGAGAAAGGACATTACATAGACAATGGACGATTTGGCTGGTGGAACCCTGCAACGAAAGAGTGTAGGCTTATACCTCGTGTTTTTTTTGAGGTAGAAGAAGGTTTGGAAGACAACGATcgtagaataggaataggaatagacTTAGCTACTCATGACTACAAAATCATTTGGATACGAACATATTGGAATGACAATGAGAGTGACATTTTCCCTAAGGTTTATGCAGCTGTCTATTCGACGAAAAATGACTCATGGAAGCACTTGGAGCCTAATTTCtcacacgaatgtcaaatatgTATGTCGTCCCAACATTGCACCTACAAGAATGGTATGTACTATTGGATTAGTACTAGCAAGAAGTATATCGCGGAAGGGATAAACGTGTATTTTATACGTACATTTGATTTTTCAACTGAATTGTTTGGGGAATTTGAAGGACCACCAATTCCAGGTGAACATTGGGTAACTTTATTTTTACGAGGTGGTTCAATTGCAACAATGTCTAGTAAAGATGTTACACAAGCAATGACAgctttttatgatatttgggtAAATATTCGAGGAAATAATTGGATTAAAGTTTATACTGTGAATCCACCAATAACAAATCATTTGTGTATTGGAATTTGGGAGTATGATAAGTTTATTTATGAACTAACACCAAGTTGTAAAGTGTTGTTTTATGATCAAACAACTAAGCAAGTTACGAGTcttggatttgaatttgatgGAATAGGCTTTGGCTCATGTTGGGTTTTGAGTTATAAGGAGAGCTTAGTTCCGATAAGGAAAGAAAAACCGAGCGAGAAGGATAATATTGAATACTTCATGGTAGATTATTAA
- the LOC125872232 gene encoding ACT domain-containing protein ACR3 has product MARSYGPYFDPEYETLSIRINPPRVSVDNASCKDCTLVKVDSINKPGILLEVVQILSDLDLVITKAYISSDGGWFMDVFHVTDQHGNKVTDNNTIGHIEKALGPEGYTSGILKTRPGRKVGENSMGDYTTIELIGRDRPGLLSEISAVLANLHFNVAAAEVWTHNGRIACVLYINDNCSSLDDDEESRLCVMEEQLNNILRGREDDESGAHATFSVGSTHVDRRLHQMFFADRDYEGGCLEMEIEYPPNSKPDVRIESCVEKGYSVVSVSCKDRAKLMFDIVCTLTDMQYAVFHATISSDGPSASQEYFIRHMDGCTLESEAEKEKVVKCIEAAIRRRISEGFSFELCAKDRVGLLSEVTRVLRENGLSVTRAGVTTIGEKAKNFFYVRDASGNPVEMKTIERLREEIGQTMMLNVKKVPTSAKAPETGGLAKTSFFLGGLLEKFRT; this is encoded by the exons ATGGCAAGGAGTTATGGGCCTTATTTTGATCCTGAATACGAGACCTTAAGTATCAGAATAAATCCTCCAAG GGTATCTGTGGACAATGCGAGTTGCAAGGATTGTACTCTAGTGAAG GTTGATAGTATCAACAAACCTGGAATACTGCTGGAAGTGGTGCAAATCCTATCAGACCTTGATCTTGTAATTACCAAAGCCTACATATCCTCTGATGGGGGGTGGTTCATGGATG TATTTCATGTTACTGATCAACATGGCAACAAGGTTACAGACAACAATACTATTGGTCATATAGAAAAG GCTCTAGGACCTGAAGGTTACACATCAGGCATATTGAAGACACGTCCAGGTAGAAAGGTAGGAGAGAACTCTATGGGTGATTACACCACCATTGAGCTAATAGGCAGGGATCGTCCAGGTCTTCTATCAGAAATTTCTGCTGTTCTAGCCAATCTTCATTTTAATGTTGCTGCTGCCGAGGTTTGGACTCATAATGGGCGCATAGCATGTGTCCTTTATATCAATGATAATTGTTCATCCCTTGATGACGATGAAGAATCCAGATTGTGTGTCATGGAAGAGCAACTCAATAACATTCTTCGTGGGCGTGAGGATGATGAGAGTGGGGCACATGCTACTTTCTCAGTTGGTAGTACTCATGTTGATCGGAGGCTTCATCAGATGTTTTTTGCTGATAGGGACTACGAAGGTGGTTGTCTCGAAATGGAGATAGAATACCCTCCTAACTCCAAACCAGACGTCAGAATTGAAAGCTGTGTCGAGAAAGGGTACTCAGTGGTCAGTGTAAGTTGCAAGGATAGAGCAAAGCTTATGTTTGACATTGTATGCACCCTCACAGACATGCAGTATGCTGTTTTCCATGCCACTATCTCATCAGATGGTCCCTCTGCATCACAG GAATATTTTATTCGCCACATGGATGGTTGCACTCTGGAATCTGAAGCGGAGAAGGAAAAGGTTGTGAAGTGTATTGAAGCTGCTATTCGGCGAAGGATAAGTGAG GGCTTCAGCTTTGAGTTGTGTGCCAAGGACCGAGTTGGCTTACTTTCTGAAGTTACGAGAGTCCTACGAGAAAATGGGCTATCAGTGACTAGAGCTGGTGTCACAACTATTGGGGAGAAAGCAAAGAATTTCTTCTATGTAAGAGATGCGTCTGGAAACCCTGTAGAGATGAAGACGATTGAAAGACTGCGTGAAGAAATTGGACAGACGATGATGCTTAATGTGAAGAAAGTCCCAACATCTGCAAAGGCACCTGAAACTGGTGGTCTGGCTAAGACAAGCTTTTTCTTGGGAGGCTTACTGGAAAAGTTCCGAACCTGA